The following are from one region of the Hydrogenophaga sp. BPS33 genome:
- a CDS encoding SDR family oxidoreductase, whose protein sequence is MTTPNFQNAVVTGACGGLGQALARALVASGARVALVGLQRPALDALAALAPERCAVYQPDVSDAAAVQAMAADWTKRFGVPDLVIANAGVAGGFDTAQASDLAVMRRMLEINLLGVATTFQPFLDAMRERGERGQRGALVGVASVAGWRGMPGNGAYCASKAGLIAYLQSLRAELRRTALTVHTVSPGYLRTALTAGNRFAMPGLLEPDEAARRLLASVAKGTEHIVLPRRIGWLSRALSLLPAPLHDRILLGQPRKPRAGEAGSTDIPGLKR, encoded by the coding sequence TTGACGACGCCGAATTTTCAGAACGCGGTGGTGACCGGCGCCTGCGGCGGCCTGGGCCAGGCGCTGGCGCGTGCGCTCGTGGCCAGCGGTGCGCGCGTGGCCTTGGTGGGCCTGCAGCGCCCGGCACTGGACGCGCTGGCCGCGCTCGCGCCCGAACGCTGCGCGGTCTACCAACCCGACGTCTCCGACGCCGCCGCGGTGCAGGCCATGGCCGCCGACTGGACGAAGCGCTTCGGCGTGCCCGATCTGGTGATCGCGAATGCGGGCGTGGCCGGCGGCTTCGACACCGCGCAGGCGAGCGACCTGGCGGTGATGCGCCGCATGCTGGAGATCAACCTGCTGGGCGTGGCCACCACCTTCCAACCCTTTCTCGACGCCATGCGCGAGCGCGGCGAGCGGGGCCAACGCGGCGCGCTGGTCGGCGTGGCCAGCGTAGCGGGCTGGCGCGGCATGCCGGGCAATGGAGCCTACTGCGCGAGCAAGGCCGGCCTGATCGCCTATCTGCAGAGCCTGCGCGCGGAGCTGCGCCGCACCGCGCTGACCGTGCACACGGTGAGCCCGGGCTATCTGCGCACCGCGCTCACGGCGGGCAACCGTTTCGCCATGCCGGGGCTGCTCGAACCCGACGAGGCCGCGCGCCGCCTGCTCGCCAGCGTGGCCAAGGGCACCGAACACATCGTGCTGCCCCGGCGCATCGGCTGGCTGTCGCGGGCGCTGAGCCTGTTGCCCGCGCCGCTGCACGACCGCATCCTGCTTGGCCAACCGCGCAAGCCGCGCGCGGGCGAAGCCGGTTCCACGGATATCCCAGGTTTGAAGAGATGA
- a CDS encoding flavin-containing monooxygenase: MTTSTEQQIALIGAGPSGLAGARCLQKHGVAFQGFEAHSDVGGLWNIHNPRSTVYQSAHLISSKRMTEFSEFPMPEHVADYPSHRELLHYFSAFADHFQLREHFRFGTRVQKVEPVSAAPDTLWRVTAEDAQGHTTTADYKGVLIANGTLAEPNMPRFEGHFSGELLHTSAYKRAELFKNKRVLIVGAGNSGCDIAVDAVHQARSVDISVRRGYYFVPKYVFGKPADSIGGKITLPPWLKQRIDSTILKWFTGDPVRFGFPKPAYKMYESHPVVNSLILYHIGHGDVGVRADIARFDGPTVHFKDGSARDYDLVLAATGYKLHYPFLDHALLNWKGMAPSLYLNIFAPRFDRLAVLGMVEASGLGWQGRYEQAELVARYFKGLDEGKASAAALNAAKAGPPPDLSGGYQYLQLERMAYYVNKDAYRKAVRAAAAAQA, from the coding sequence ATGACGACAAGCACCGAACAACAAATCGCCCTCATCGGCGCCGGCCCCTCCGGTCTCGCGGGTGCGCGCTGCCTGCAGAAGCACGGTGTGGCCTTTCAGGGCTTTGAGGCCCACTCCGACGTGGGCGGCCTGTGGAACATCCACAACCCGCGCTCCACCGTCTACCAGTCCGCGCACCTGATCTCCAGCAAACGCATGACGGAGTTCAGCGAATTCCCGATGCCCGAGCACGTCGCCGATTACCCGAGCCACCGCGAGTTGCTTCACTACTTCAGCGCGTTCGCCGATCACTTCCAACTGCGCGAACACTTCCGCTTCGGCACGCGCGTCCAGAAGGTCGAACCCGTGAGCGCTGCGCCCGACACGCTGTGGCGCGTGACCGCCGAGGATGCCCAGGGGCACACCACCACGGCCGACTACAAGGGCGTGCTCATCGCCAACGGCACCTTGGCCGAGCCCAACATGCCGCGCTTCGAAGGCCACTTCAGCGGCGAGCTGCTGCACACCTCGGCCTACAAGCGCGCGGAGCTGTTCAAGAACAAGCGCGTGCTCATCGTCGGCGCGGGCAACTCGGGCTGCGACATCGCGGTCGACGCGGTGCACCAGGCGCGCAGCGTGGACATCTCGGTTCGGCGCGGCTACTACTTCGTGCCCAAGTACGTGTTCGGCAAACCGGCCGACTCGATCGGCGGCAAGATCACGCTGCCGCCCTGGCTCAAGCAAAGGATCGACAGCACCATTCTGAAGTGGTTCACCGGCGACCCGGTGCGCTTTGGATTTCCGAAGCCGGCGTACAAGATGTACGAATCGCACCCGGTGGTGAACTCGCTCATCCTGTACCACATCGGCCACGGCGACGTGGGCGTGCGCGCCGACATCGCGCGCTTCGACGGCCCCACCGTGCACTTCAAGGACGGCAGCGCGCGCGACTACGACCTGGTGCTCGCCGCCACCGGCTACAAGCTGCACTACCCCTTCCTCGACCACGCGCTGCTCAACTGGAAGGGCATGGCGCCTTCGCTCTACCTCAACATCTTCGCGCCGCGCTTCGACCGGCTGGCGGTGCTGGGCATGGTCGAGGCCAGCGGCCTGGGGTGGCAAGGCCGGTACGAGCAGGCCGAGCTGGTGGCGCGGTACTTCAAGGGACTGGACGAAGGCAAGGCCAGCGCGGCCGCGCTCAATGCCGCCAAGGCCGGCCCACCGCCAGACCTGTCGGGTGGCTACCAGTACCTGCAACTCGAACGCATGGCCTACTACGTGAACAAGGACGCGTACCGCAAGGCCGTTCGCGCCGCCGCTGCTGCGCAGGCTTAA
- a CDS encoding response regulator transcription factor — protein MSIDDHELVRLGLRQVIVQRFGERFEVAEARSLEEALQFLSARANTVLLLLLDLHLGDTRGLAGLKLLRQRYPHLPIVVVSGTHDGRVREEALALGAQGYFCKTGDAGGLSGLVDTIERISTGTHAADQTPQGPMAQNTTARSQTVKPGVRLTNREIQLLELVLNGLDNQAIAAETGLALGSVKNGVSSIFLAFNVRSRAALMRLFA, from the coding sequence TTGAGCATCGACGACCACGAACTGGTGCGCCTGGGTTTGCGCCAGGTGATCGTCCAGCGCTTTGGCGAGCGCTTCGAGGTGGCCGAGGCACGCAGCCTGGAAGAGGCCTTGCAGTTTCTGTCGGCGCGCGCCAACACGGTGTTGCTGCTGTTGCTCGATCTGCACCTGGGCGACACGCGCGGCCTGGCCGGGCTCAAGCTGCTGCGGCAGCGCTACCCGCACTTGCCGATCGTGGTGGTGTCGGGCACGCACGATGGCCGCGTGCGCGAGGAGGCCCTGGCCCTGGGCGCGCAGGGCTACTTCTGCAAGACGGGGGATGCGGGCGGTTTGTCGGGCCTGGTGGACACGATCGAACGCATTTCGACAGGGACCCATGCCGCAGACCAGACCCCCCAAGGCCCGATGGCGCAGAACACCACGGCCCGCAGCCAGACCGTGAAACCGGGCGTGCGTCTGACCAACCGCGAGATCCAGCTCCTGGAACTGGTGCTCAACGGCCTGGACAACCAGGCGATCGCCGCGGAGACCGGGCTCGCGCTGGGTTCGGTGAAGAACGGCGTGTCGTCGATCTTCCTGGCCTTCAACGTCCGCTCGCGCGCGGCGTTGATGCGGCTGTTTGCTTGA
- a CDS encoding bile acid:sodium symporter family protein → MLPVDEIRLNFNPASLAVLNAVLAFLMFGIALDTRLEDFRRVMRMPLAFTVGIVAQFIALPAITYGLTLVLQPGPSIALGMILVACCPPGNVSNILTHRANGNVALSVSMTAVSNAIAIVAMPLNFAFWGGMHPTAAPLLKTIALDPLEMVGHILLIIGIPFVLGLWCSHRFPNWTTRFKKPLRILSFLALIAFIVGAIAGNWRYFLDYVGLVLLAVVIHDALAFSTGYAIARAAGLPDYDRRALSIEVGIRNAGLGLVIIFSFFGGLGGMAVVAGVWGFWDIIAGLILAGWWSRRPLQGGRPAEPAQSRA, encoded by the coding sequence ATGCTGCCCGTCGACGAAATCCGGCTCAACTTCAACCCGGCTTCATTGGCCGTGCTCAACGCGGTGCTGGCCTTTCTGATGTTCGGCATCGCGCTGGACACGCGCCTTGAAGACTTCCGCCGCGTCATGCGCATGCCGCTGGCTTTCACGGTCGGCATCGTCGCGCAGTTCATCGCACTGCCCGCCATCACCTATGGGCTCACACTCGTGCTGCAGCCCGGCCCGAGCATCGCGCTGGGCATGATCCTGGTGGCTTGCTGCCCACCGGGCAACGTGAGCAACATCCTCACCCACCGCGCCAACGGCAATGTGGCGCTCAGCGTGTCGATGACGGCCGTGTCCAACGCCATCGCCATCGTCGCCATGCCGCTGAACTTCGCGTTCTGGGGTGGCATGCACCCCACGGCCGCGCCGCTGCTCAAGACGATTGCGCTGGACCCGCTGGAAATGGTCGGCCACATCCTGCTGATCATCGGCATTCCCTTCGTGCTCGGGCTGTGGTGCTCGCACCGCTTTCCGAACTGGACCACACGCTTCAAGAAGCCGCTGCGCATCCTGAGCTTCCTGGCACTCATCGCCTTCATCGTCGGCGCGATCGCGGGCAACTGGCGCTACTTCCTCGACTACGTGGGCCTGGTGTTGCTGGCCGTGGTGATCCACGACGCGCTGGCATTCAGCACGGGCTACGCCATCGCGCGCGCCGCAGGCCTGCCGGACTACGACCGCCGCGCCTTGTCCATCGAGGTCGGCATCCGCAACGCGGGCCTGGGCCTGGTCATCATCTTCAGCTTCTTCGGCGGTCTGGGCGGCATGGCGGTGGTGGCCGGTGTCTGGGGCTTCTGGGACATCATCGCCGGCCTGATCCTGGCGGGCTGGTGGTCGCGCCGGCCCTTGCAGGGCGGCCGCCCCGCCGAGCCGGCACAATCGCGCGCATGA
- a CDS encoding ATP-binding response regulator, with amino-acid sequence MSPPTPAPLAVQRVQLELLLEKTGPVRILSPIPFATPLALLFYANGASFLPLVWLGLFYAVVAITYLRRRRLEARGPLQDDELPGVLQGRVRDILLLGTMWGTAPWLLSAHGSVEDLLLISLFIMGAISLGSAIVSTHRQTIAAFSVPAALGMVSACLWHGGGIGWVLGVCMALFLLMTLKWTFQQADLLAQSLTVRFEKEDLARRLAQQVELVENADREKSRFLASASHDLRQPLHAISLFTSVLEHARPGQDVAQTVQGLGHSVRMLNQSLDTMLDISRLDAGAVQPRIEPLRVHELFLSLSHTYAGSAQDKGLQIRFRAPGDLVVASDALLLARLLGNLIDNAIKYTRTGGVLVAARSCATARRGGAVCFEVVDTGIGIAREHQARVFDEFYQLANPQRDRAAGLGIGLSIVQRLARLLDHPMALCSRPGRGTRFRVWVRERIPRATPPLDVPATGLPDTLRLPRQVLVIDDEPTSREAMRSLLSTWGCTVHAAGDLAQARQLLRTHPVDAVVSDFRLPGERNGLDHLLELQQSAPHLRCLLVTGETAPQRLAEIQASGMAFLHKPVQADALRKALSR; translated from the coding sequence ATGTCGCCGCCCACGCCCGCGCCCCTGGCCGTGCAGCGCGTGCAGCTCGAACTGCTGCTGGAGAAGACGGGCCCGGTGCGCATCCTCTCGCCCATTCCGTTTGCCACACCGCTGGCCTTGCTGTTCTACGCGAATGGCGCATCGTTCCTTCCCCTCGTGTGGCTCGGCCTGTTCTATGCCGTGGTCGCCATCACGTACCTGCGACGCCGCCGGCTGGAGGCCCGTGGCCCCTTGCAGGACGATGAACTGCCCGGTGTGCTGCAAGGCCGTGTGCGCGACATCCTGCTGCTCGGCACGATGTGGGGCACGGCGCCCTGGCTGCTCAGCGCGCACGGCAGCGTTGAAGACTTGCTGCTGATCTCGCTCTTCATCATGGGCGCGATCTCGCTCGGTTCGGCCATCGTGTCGACCCACCGCCAGACCATTGCCGCGTTCAGCGTGCCGGCGGCGCTGGGCATGGTCTCGGCCTGCCTGTGGCACGGCGGTGGCATTGGCTGGGTGCTCGGCGTGTGCATGGCGCTCTTTCTGCTGATGACGCTCAAGTGGACCTTCCAGCAAGCCGACCTGCTCGCCCAGTCGCTCACGGTGCGCTTTGAAAAGGAAGACCTTGCGCGCCGCCTCGCGCAGCAGGTGGAACTGGTGGAGAACGCCGACCGCGAGAAGAGCCGCTTTCTCGCGTCGGCCAGCCACGATCTGCGCCAACCCCTGCACGCCATCTCGTTGTTCACCTCGGTGCTGGAGCACGCGCGGCCCGGTCAGGACGTGGCGCAGACCGTGCAAGGTCTGGGCCACTCGGTGCGCATGCTCAACCAGTCGCTCGACACCATGCTCGACATTTCCCGGCTCGACGCGGGCGCGGTGCAGCCGCGCATCGAACCTTTGCGGGTGCACGAGTTGTTCCTGTCGCTGAGCCACACCTATGCGGGCAGCGCGCAGGACAAGGGACTGCAGATCCGTTTCCGCGCGCCGGGCGATCTCGTGGTGGCGAGCGATGCGCTGCTGCTCGCACGCCTGCTCGGCAACCTGATCGACAACGCCATCAAGTACACGCGCACCGGTGGTGTGCTCGTGGCTGCGCGGTCCTGCGCAACCGCGCGGCGCGGTGGCGCGGTGTGCTTCGAGGTGGTCGACACCGGCATTGGGATCGCGCGCGAACACCAGGCCCGCGTGTTCGACGAGTTCTACCAGTTGGCCAATCCGCAGCGCGACCGCGCGGCCGGTCTGGGCATTGGCCTGTCCATCGTGCAGCGGCTCGCGCGCTTGCTGGACCATCCGATGGCGCTGTGTTCCCGGCCAGGGCGGGGCACGCGTTTTCGGGTGTGGGTGCGAGAGCGTATCCCTCGGGCCACGCCGCCGCTCGACGTTCCGGCCACGGGCTTGCCCGACACCCTGCGCCTGCCGCGCCAGGTGCTCGTGATCGACGACGAACCCACGAGCCGCGAGGCCATGCGCTCGCTGCTGTCCACCTGGGGCTGCACGGTGCATGCCGCTGGCGATCTGGCGCAGGCCCGGCAACTGCTGCGCACGCACCCGGTGGACGCGGTCGTGTCCGACTTCCGCCTGCCCGGCGAGCGCAACGGCCTGGACCACCTGCTCGAACTGCAACAGAGCGCGCCGCACCTGCGCTGCCTGCTGGTCACGGGCGAGACCGCGCCGCAGCGTTTAGCCGAGATCCAGGCCAGCGGCATGGCCTTTCTGCACAAGCCGGTGCAGGCGGACGCCTTGCGCAAAGCGCTGTCGCGCTGA
- the mdoH gene encoding glucans biosynthesis glucosyltransferase MdoH: MSAEPVLTAEPHGSPSTPPSSRPSLREERHPNAVTAPPVNRGSMVPRPWRGFWNSIGTAILSTLGRAVPPYTASTEVREAPAAWVKAANTRRAVFAVLTVLSTVFATSLFADAQPVHENPWLQYGQLALFGLLSAWVVTGFVTALMGFWVSLFGDKHTLRAADVKDHDMNPEARTAIIMPICNEDVATVFAGLRATCESLAATGHAGQFDVFVLSDSYDPKIAKAERAAWEDLRAALAAQSDLPPIEVYYRLRTRRTHRKAGNVSDFCRRWGKDYRYMVVLDADSVMSGSCLVSMVKLMEANPKAGIIQTATQAIGHATLHARAQQFGSRVTGRLFTLGMQFWQLGESHYWGHNAIIRVEPFMQHCALAPIKGSGGMSGGIMSHDFVEAALMRRAGYHVWLVSDLTGSYEQQPPDLLSELQRDRRWCQGNLQNSRLMAEPGIHRVHRTMFAIGAMSYLSAPLWLAFMSIGTALWTAHTGEIPTWQAVPEELRALWMWTLTMLFMPRVLGLVAVFMKGEQKSFGGTLGLLGSSAVETLLAVMQAPIRMLAHSLFVLVAITGLKLEWKSPPREANGVSWNDAISRLAPMTVVIGLLGVIVAVINANALIWMAPVALPLLLAVPLTVATSHVDLGAWMRSRGVLLIPEESWSPAVLRRAWRHASRFGLPQAA, encoded by the coding sequence ATGAGCGCCGAACCGGTCCTCACCGCCGAACCGCACGGCAGCCCGTCCACGCCGCCGTCCAGCCGGCCCTCGCTGCGCGAGGAACGCCACCCCAACGCGGTGACGGCCCCGCCGGTCAACCGCGGCTCGATGGTGCCGCGCCCCTGGCGCGGTTTCTGGAACAGCATCGGCACGGCCATCTTGAGCACGCTCGGCCGCGCCGTGCCGCCCTACACAGCGTCCACCGAGGTTCGCGAAGCGCCCGCCGCCTGGGTGAAAGCGGCCAATACCCGCCGCGCCGTGTTCGCGGTGCTCACGGTGCTCAGCACCGTCTTCGCCACCAGCCTGTTCGCCGACGCGCAACCGGTACACGAAAACCCCTGGCTGCAATACGGCCAGCTCGCGCTCTTCGGCCTGCTCTCGGCCTGGGTGGTCACCGGTTTCGTGACCGCGCTCATGGGCTTCTGGGTCTCGCTGTTCGGCGACAAGCACACGCTGCGCGCGGCCGATGTGAAAGACCACGACATGAACCCCGAGGCGCGCACGGCGATCATCATGCCGATCTGCAACGAGGACGTGGCCACCGTGTTCGCAGGCCTGCGCGCCACCTGCGAATCGCTCGCGGCCACCGGCCACGCCGGCCAGTTCGACGTGTTCGTGCTCTCCGACAGCTACGACCCCAAGATCGCCAAGGCCGAACGCGCGGCCTGGGAAGACCTGCGCGCCGCTCTGGCCGCGCAGTCCGACCTGCCGCCGATCGAGGTGTACTACCGCCTGCGCACCCGCCGCACGCACCGCAAGGCGGGCAACGTGTCCGACTTCTGCCGCCGCTGGGGCAAGGACTACCGCTACATGGTGGTGCTCGATGCCGACAGCGTCATGAGCGGCAGTTGCCTGGTCTCCATGGTCAAGCTGATGGAAGCCAACCCCAAGGCCGGCATCATCCAGACCGCCACGCAAGCCATCGGCCACGCCACCCTGCATGCGCGCGCGCAGCAGTTCGGCTCGCGCGTGACCGGCCGCCTGTTCACGCTGGGCATGCAGTTCTGGCAGTTGGGCGAGTCGCACTACTGGGGCCACAACGCGATCATCCGCGTCGAGCCCTTCATGCAGCACTGCGCGCTGGCCCCGATCAAGGGGTCGGGCGGCATGTCCGGCGGCATCATGTCGCACGACTTCGTCGAAGCCGCGCTGATGCGCCGCGCCGGCTACCACGTGTGGCTGGTGTCCGACCTCACCGGCAGCTACGAGCAGCAACCGCCGGATCTGCTGAGCGAGCTGCAGCGCGATCGCCGCTGGTGCCAGGGCAACCTGCAGAACTCGCGCCTGATGGCCGAGCCCGGCATCCACCGCGTGCACCGCACCATGTTCGCCATCGGCGCCATGTCCTACCTGTCGGCGCCGCTGTGGCTCGCGTTCATGAGCATCGGCACCGCGCTGTGGACCGCCCACACCGGCGAGATCCCGACCTGGCAGGCAGTGCCCGAAGAGCTGCGCGCCTTGTGGATGTGGACGCTGACCATGTTGTTCATGCCCCGCGTGCTGGGTCTGGTGGCCGTGTTCATGAAGGGTGAACAGAAGTCCTTCGGCGGCACCCTCGGCCTGCTCGGCAGCTCGGCGGTGGAAACCCTGCTGGCCGTGATGCAGGCGCCCATCCGCATGCTGGCGCACTCGCTGTTCGTGCTGGTGGCCATCACCGGTCTGAAGCTGGAATGGAAATCGCCTCCGCGCGAAGCGAACGGTGTGAGCTGGAACGATGCGATCTCGCGCCTGGCGCCGATGACGGTCGTGATCGGCCTGCTGGGTGTGATCGTGGCTGTGATCAACGCCAACGCGCTGATCTGGATGGCGCCGGTCGCCCTGCCCTTGCTGCTGGCCGTGCCGCTCACCGTGGCCACCAGCCACGTCGACCTGGGTGCCTGGATGCGTTCGCGCGGCGTGCTGCTGATCCCCGAGGAATCGTGGTCGCCGGCCGTGCTGCGCCGCGCCTGGCGCCACGCCAGCCGCTTCGGCTTGCCACAAGCGGCCTGA
- a CDS encoding SDR family oxidoreductase — MSSAIEEKAPAARRVLVTGADGFLGRGLIEALARDATSPLHVVAVDVREVPPERRLPRVVYVQQDVRATALADTVAMHAIDTVVHLASIVTPGKGSNRAFEYAVDVGGTRNVIRACLAHSVQHLVVSSSGAAYGYHADNPAWLTEDHALRGNEVFAYAHHKRLVEEMLARARERHPELRQTVLRIGTILGERVDNQITALFEKPRILSIAGSDSPFVFVWDEDVTGAILHALSGQGMTGCYNLAGDGALTLHEIAARLNKKERVLPAGVLRGLLRVGSALGIGRYGPEQLDFLRYRPVLLNTALKARFGYTPRKTSAEAFDAFVAARDAQGRAVRART, encoded by the coding sequence ATGAGTTCTGCGATTGAAGAGAAAGCGCCGGCCGCACGGCGCGTGTTGGTCACGGGTGCCGACGGCTTTCTGGGCCGCGGTCTGATCGAAGCCCTGGCGCGGGACGCCACAAGCCCGCTGCACGTGGTGGCCGTGGACGTGCGCGAAGTCCCGCCCGAACGCCGCCTGCCGCGCGTGGTCTATGTGCAGCAGGACGTGCGCGCGACGGCGCTGGCCGACACCGTGGCCATGCATGCCATCGACACCGTGGTGCACCTGGCTTCCATCGTCACGCCCGGCAAGGGTTCCAACCGCGCGTTCGAATACGCGGTGGACGTGGGCGGCACGCGCAACGTCATCCGCGCCTGTCTGGCGCACAGCGTGCAGCACCTGGTGGTCTCCTCCAGCGGCGCGGCGTACGGTTACCACGCCGACAACCCGGCCTGGCTCACGGAAGACCATGCGCTGCGCGGCAACGAGGTGTTCGCCTACGCGCACCACAAGCGGCTGGTGGAAGAGATGCTGGCGCGCGCGAGAGAGAGACACCCCGAGCTGCGGCAGACCGTGCTGCGCATCGGCACCATCCTGGGCGAGCGGGTGGACAACCAGATCACCGCGCTGTTCGAGAAACCGCGCATCCTGAGCATCGCGGGCAGCGACAGCCCGTTCGTGTTCGTGTGGGACGAGGACGTGACCGGCGCCATCCTGCACGCGCTGAGTGGGCAGGGCATGACGGGTTGCTACAACCTCGCGGGCGACGGCGCGCTCACCCTCCACGAGATTGCCGCGCGGCTGAACAAGAAGGAACGCGTGCTGCCGGCCGGTGTGCTGCGTGGCCTGCTGCGCGTGGGCTCGGCACTGGGCATCGGCCGCTATGGCCCGGAGCAACTCGACTTTCTGCGCTACCGCCCGGTGTTGCTCAACACCGCGCTCAAGGCGCGCTTTGGCTACACCCCGCGCAAGACCAGCGCCGAGGCGTTCGATGCGTTCGTGGCCGCACGGGATGCGCAGGGGCGAGCGGTGAGGGCGCGCACATGA
- a CDS encoding EamA family transporter gives MNAVPLSSGDFLRALAVVVIWGLNFVVMKVGLQGLSPMLLGALRFTAAALPFLLFVKVPNLPWRYLVAYGLAQGLGQFGFLFLGLHLGMTAGMASVVMQTQAFFTLLMAAPLLGERARAAQWVGLVVALCGLLLIATAHGEGPGQMTLAGFVLTLGAGFMWAVSNIVVRLANRVSDYDPFGFLVWSCVFPILPFFGLALWMDGPSSVARQLSGMGWPAVLSVLFLAFFATLLAYSLWTRLLKRHPAGRVTPFSLLVPVVGLWSAWMFFGEWPLPQQWLGALAVLMGLVVNQLGGFFVRLRRA, from the coding sequence ATGAACGCGGTGCCCTTGTCGAGCGGCGACTTTCTGCGCGCGCTGGCGGTGGTGGTGATCTGGGGTCTGAACTTCGTGGTCATGAAGGTGGGCTTGCAAGGCCTGAGCCCGATGCTGCTGGGCGCGCTGCGCTTCACCGCGGCCGCGCTGCCGTTCCTGCTGTTCGTGAAGGTGCCGAACCTGCCGTGGCGCTACCTGGTGGCCTATGGCCTGGCGCAGGGACTGGGCCAGTTCGGCTTTCTGTTCCTCGGCCTGCACCTGGGCATGACGGCGGGCATGGCCTCGGTGGTGATGCAGACGCAGGCCTTCTTCACCTTGCTGATGGCCGCGCCGCTGTTGGGCGAGCGGGCACGCGCGGCGCAGTGGGTCGGCCTGGTGGTGGCGCTGTGCGGGCTGCTGTTGATCGCGACGGCGCATGGCGAAGGGCCGGGGCAGATGACGCTCGCCGGTTTCGTGCTGACGCTGGGCGCAGGCTTCATGTGGGCGGTGTCCAACATCGTGGTGCGGCTGGCGAACCGGGTGAGCGACTACGACCCGTTCGGGTTCCTGGTGTGGAGTTGCGTGTTTCCGATCCTGCCGTTCTTCGGCCTGGCGCTGTGGATGGACGGGCCCTCATCGGTGGCGCGGCAACTGAGCGGCATGGGCTGGCCAGCGGTGCTCTCGGTGCTGTTCCTGGCGTTCTTCGCCACGCTGCTGGCCTACAGCCTGTGGACGCGTCTGCTCAAGCGCCATCCGGCCGGACGGGTCACGCCGTTTTCGCTGCTGGTGCCGGTGGTGGGCCTGTGGTCGGCCTGGATGTTCTTCGGCGAATGGCCCCTGCCGCAGCAATGGCTGGGGGCGTTGGCGGTGTTGATGGGCCTGGTGGTGAACCAGTTGGGTGGCTTCTTTGTCCGGCTCCGGCGGGCGTGA
- a CDS encoding IclR family transcriptional regulator yields MSTPTDGSPGLRLLELLELFAQHTQALALPEVVAASGWPKPTVHRMLAQLEQGGWLVREPDGRRYTMASRLLRLGESALSNSTRQGVRHAVLRQLVAEVGESCNLTAMSGADVVYLDRVESAFPLRLELRPGTRVPAHCSASGKLFLAWMGARQRKSLLDGLALTRYTAHTLTQRSALEAELKAIRRDGHAVDAEEFVDGLVCVAVPVFAPGQRTVRCALALQAPAARMPLAQARAQLPKLQAAAHALARTLG; encoded by the coding sequence ATGAGCACTCCAACAGACGGCAGCCCAGGTCTTCGATTGCTGGAGCTGCTGGAGCTTTTCGCGCAACACACGCAAGCACTGGCCTTGCCCGAGGTGGTGGCCGCCAGCGGCTGGCCCAAACCCACCGTGCATCGCATGCTGGCACAACTGGAGCAAGGGGGCTGGCTGGTACGCGAGCCCGATGGCCGGCGCTACACCATGGCCTCGCGCCTGTTGCGCCTGGGCGAAAGCGCCTTGAGCAACAGCACCCGGCAAGGCGTGCGCCATGCCGTGCTGCGCCAGTTGGTGGCCGAGGTCGGCGAGAGCTGCAACCTCACCGCGATGTCGGGCGCGGACGTGGTGTACCTGGACCGCGTGGAATCGGCGTTTCCACTGCGCCTGGAGCTGCGCCCCGGCACGCGCGTGCCGGCGCATTGCTCGGCCAGCGGCAAGCTGTTCCTGGCCTGGATGGGCGCGCGCCAGCGCAAGTCCTTGCTCGATGGGCTCGCGCTCACCCGTTACACGGCGCACACACTCACGCAGCGCAGCGCGCTCGAAGCCGAGCTCAAAGCCATCCGCCGCGATGGCCATGCGGTGGACGCAGAGGAGTTCGTCGACGGTCTGGTGTGCGTGGCCGTGCCGGTGTTCGCGCCGGGCCAACGCACGGTGCGCTGCGCACTGGCCTTGCAGGCGCCGGCGGCGCGCATGCCGCTGGCGCAGGCGCGCGCGCAGTTGCCCAAGCTGCAAGCCGCGGCCCACGCGCTGGCGCGCACACTGGGCTGA